A window of Methanolobus sediminis contains these coding sequences:
- a CDS encoding inorganic diphosphatase, which produces MKVVIETPKYSFFKYNKQGSRFVKEFLSPIPTIFNYGFIEGSLADDGMEKDVVVIGPRVPQGTILNVDSFHGVVKFVDDSLKDNKEIVFTSGFYSKPLFYFYFHLYATFKVSYYLILKRKIAKCRFEGIVWYK; this is translated from the coding sequence ATGAAAGTTGTTATCGAGACACCAAAATACAGTTTTTTCAAATACAATAAACAGGGTTCTCGTTTTGTCAAAGAGTTCCTGTCTCCGATACCAACAATATTCAATTATGGTTTCATCGAAGGGAGCCTTGCCGATGACGGCATGGAAAAAGATGTTGTTGTCATAGGTCCCCGTGTACCACAGGGTACAATTCTAAACGTCGATAGTTTCCACGGTGTTGTAAAGTTTGTGGATGATTCCCTTAAAGACAATAAAGAAATAGTCTTCACCAGTGGTTTTTACTCAAAGCCTCTATTCTACTTTTATTTTCATCTTTATGCAACATTCAAGGTCTCATATTACCTGATTCTCAAAAGAAAGATTGCAAAATGCCGGTTTGAAGGTATAGTGTGGTATAAATGA
- a CDS encoding ABC transporter permease → MRIALRHIGARKRLTFFAVFAVALAIAVIVVLMSMMTGFTEELISSTVENSPHIVITSSDKQADYVHFYNYYSQKIALMDGVEAVSPVFVGQAAISHKDNAEGINLNGIDPVAEDAVMHISDDIVSGDLLSLSRSNNGIIIGDKLAEDLEVVLGDKVDIVMPGFGSRSFKILGIFDTGTSSDESIAYVRFDSALDFFRENGVASKINVRVTDPFQADVIAASIEGQNSGLEAVSWIEANSEILGLINTQVVIVWLYYGLIYMIAGFGIANTLFTVVMDKKKEIGMLMAMGASKRHITVIFLLESLILGTMGVLLGCVLGYVGSTALASYQIDLPQEMYFGLTTLPLKTDPMNYAYAIFFSFFINIVAGVYPARKAAALDPVEAIESE, encoded by the coding sequence ATGAGAATAGCCCTGAGGCATATAGGTGCAAGAAAGCGACTCACATTCTTTGCGGTGTTTGCGGTAGCGTTAGCCATAGCAGTTATTGTAGTTCTCATGTCAATGATGACCGGGTTTACCGAGGAGCTCATCAGTTCTACGGTGGAGAACTCACCGCATATCGTGATAACTTCATCTGATAAACAGGCGGATTATGTTCATTTCTACAACTATTACTCGCAGAAGATAGCTTTAATGGATGGTGTGGAAGCAGTATCTCCTGTCTTTGTAGGGCAGGCAGCCATAAGTCACAAGGATAATGCCGAAGGCATCAATCTCAATGGTATTGATCCTGTTGCCGAGGATGCTGTCATGCACATCTCTGATGACATTGTATCAGGCGATCTACTCTCTCTCAGCAGAAGCAACAACGGAATCATAATCGGTGACAAGCTTGCTGAAGATCTGGAAGTTGTCCTGGGGGATAAAGTCGATATAGTGATGCCTGGCTTTGGAAGCAGGTCATTCAAGATTCTTGGGATATTCGATACTGGAACATCCAGTGATGAAAGTATTGCATACGTCCGTTTTGATTCAGCTCTTGATTTCTTCCGGGAAAACGGAGTTGCAAGCAAGATAAACGTAAGAGTTACCGATCCATTCCAGGCAGATGTTATCGCAGCTTCTATTGAAGGTCAGAATTCCGGGCTTGAAGCTGTTAGCTGGATAGAAGCCAACAGCGAGATATTAGGACTTATCAATACCCAGGTTGTTATTGTCTGGCTTTACTATGGACTTATCTACATGATAGCAGGTTTTGGAATTGCCAACACACTTTTTACGGTTGTCATGGACAAGAAAAAAGAGATCGGCATGCTAATGGCAATGGGTGCCTCAAAGCGTCATATCACAGTAATATTCCTGCTGGAATCACTGATACTTGGTACGATGGGTGTGCTTCTGGGTTGTGTGCTTGGCTATGTTGGTTCCACGGCGCTGGCATCATATCAGATAGATTTACCGCAGGAAATGTACTTTGGCCTGACTACTCTGCCACTCAAGACCGATCCAATGAACTATGCCTACGCAATATTTTTCTCATTCTTCATCAACATAGTTGCAGGTGTCTATCCTGCAAGAAAGGCGGCTGCACTTGATCCAGTCGAAGCCATTGAGAGTGAATGA
- a CDS encoding LysE family translocator yields the protein MIETTQLVYFIAASVALTLLPGPDILFVLTQSISQGKTAGMAIATGLCTGLLFHTTAAALGVSAILYSSAVAFSLLKYAGAIYLLYLAYKAIREEGSLTSLESVKEKNLSLLYRRGIFMNILNPKVSLFFLAFLPQFINADSGSIPLQMIFLGAVFFAQAIVVFFIVSFFAGMIGTKIMEKPGLGKKINWAKAGIYSVIGIELAFAHQ from the coding sequence TTGATAGAAACCACGCAACTCGTCTACTTCATCGCAGCCTCAGTGGCTCTCACTCTCCTGCCCGGCCCTGATATTCTCTTCGTGCTCACACAGAGCATATCTCAGGGAAAAACAGCAGGTATGGCAATAGCCACCGGCCTTTGCACCGGTCTGCTGTTCCACACAACTGCGGCAGCACTTGGGGTTTCTGCGATATTGTACAGTTCTGCGGTGGCTTTCTCTCTCCTGAAATATGCAGGAGCTATCTATCTTCTCTACCTTGCTTATAAGGCAATTCGTGAAGAAGGCAGCCTCACATCACTTGAATCTGTTAAAGAAAAGAATCTGTCACTACTTTACAGAAGAGGTATTTTCATGAATATCTTAAATCCCAAGGTTTCCCTGTTCTTCCTTGCATTCCTGCCTCAGTTCATAAATGCAGATTCAGGCAGCATCCCTCTTCAAATGATATTCCTGGGTGCAGTGTTCTTTGCACAGGCAATAGTGGTCTTTTTCATAGTATCATTCTTTGCCGGAATGATAGGGACTAAAATCATGGAAAAGCCAGGTCTGGGTAAGAAGATCAACTGGGCAAAGGCTGGTATTTATTCAGTTATTGGGATCGAGCTTGCATTTGCACATCAGTGA
- the larA gene encoding nickel-dependent lactate racemase, with the protein MTLSGGIFIKIPIPYGKEFVDLEVEIPHEVVSPNSVEVGAESEVIDEALNNPVGMESLEDFMKNSERILILVNDATRPTPTAKILLKMRDMLREHGDVRFMVATGAHRGPTEDEYRYIFGEIYDEFKENIFVHDARKDEDMEYLGVSSNGTEMYLNKMVNESKNIIVIGSVEPHYFAGYTGGRKAFLPGVASYKTIEMNHKHALSEAAQPLAIKGNPVAEDMEDAMKVLKDLNVFSIQTVLTADHGLYATVAGDLFKSFDIAVERAKEVFCSNCSRKGNIVLTAAPYPMDIDLYQSQKALENGKLALEDGGVIILVSKCRDGVGDDTFLNLLCSANTCDEVMCKIDEGYKLGYHKAAKMAQIGVYAEMWAISDLDDDTIKMAKLQPHMDIQETFNKAVEKIKEQGKEPYAVILPQGSLTVPLLE; encoded by the coding sequence TTGACCTTATCTGGAGGAATTTTTATCAAAATACCGATACCTTATGGAAAAGAATTCGTAGACCTTGAAGTGGAAATACCCCATGAGGTCGTTTCACCTAATTCTGTTGAAGTCGGCGCTGAGTCCGAAGTAATAGACGAGGCACTGAACAATCCGGTTGGAATGGAGTCACTTGAGGATTTCATGAAAAACAGCGAGAGGATATTGATTCTTGTAAATGATGCCACAAGGCCAACTCCTACTGCAAAGATCCTCCTGAAAATGCGTGATATGCTAAGAGAGCATGGAGACGTAAGATTCATGGTTGCTACAGGTGCTCACAGAGGACCAACTGAGGATGAATATAGATACATCTTCGGTGAGATATACGACGAGTTCAAAGAGAATATATTCGTACACGATGCCCGCAAGGATGAGGACATGGAATATCTTGGCGTGTCAAGCAACGGAACAGAGATGTATCTCAACAAAATGGTGAATGAAAGCAAGAACATCATCGTCATTGGAAGTGTTGAGCCTCACTATTTTGCAGGTTATACTGGTGGAAGAAAAGCATTCCTGCCGGGAGTTGCTTCCTACAAGACCATCGAAATGAACCACAAACATGCACTCTCAGAAGCTGCACAGCCGCTTGCAATCAAAGGAAATCCTGTTGCAGAGGACATGGAAGATGCAATGAAAGTGCTGAAAGACCTGAACGTATTCTCAATTCAAACTGTCCTTACAGCAGACCACGGACTTTATGCCACGGTTGCAGGTGATCTTTTCAAGTCATTTGATATTGCAGTTGAGAGAGCAAAAGAAGTATTCTGTTCAAATTGCAGCCGCAAGGGCAATATTGTGCTCACTGCAGCGCCATATCCAATGGACATCGACCTCTACCAGTCCCAGAAAGCACTTGAGAACGGCAAGCTTGCACTGGAAGATGGCGGAGTCATCATCCTTGTATCAAAATGCAGGGACGGCGTGGGAGATGATACATTCCTGAACCTGCTTTGTTCTGCAAATACATGCGACGAGGTCATGTGTAAGATCGATGAAGGCTACAAGCTCGGATACCATAAAGCTGCTAAGATGGCACAAATTGGAGTTTATGCTGAAATGTGGGCAATCTCAGACCTAGATGATGATACTATAAAAATGGCAAAACTTCAACCACACATGGATATTCAGGAAACATTCAACAAAGCGGTTGAAAAGATCAAAGAGCAGGGCAAGGAACCATACGCTGTGATTTTACCACAGGGGAGCCTCACCGTACCGCTGCTTGAATAA
- the eno gene encoding phosphopyruvate hydratase, with protein sequence MPYIDDDKSYKIKKIHAREILDSRGNPTVEVDVYTSNGFGRASVPSGASTGSNEALELRDKEERYLGKGVLDAVDNVNTAIEAELLGMDVRKQREIDGLMLALDGTENKMELGANAILGVSMAVARAAADSLNMPLYRYLGGINAYTLPVPTMNVLNGGKHAGNALSIQEFMIQPKGAETYSEALRMGTETYHALGKILEGKYGGSATNVGYEGGYAPSIEMTHDALDALVSAIEEAGYTESEISIGLDAAASEFFDGATYSIDGKLLKPAELIDYYLELIETYPIILIEDPFHEESFEDFATLTNDAWDTFIVGDDLFVTNVDRLAKGVEMGAANALLLKVNQIGSLSEAFDAANMANRNGYSVVVSHRSAETEDTTIADISVAIGADLIKTGAPARSERTAKYNQLLRIEEDLGEAARYMQI encoded by the coding sequence ATGCCGTATATTGATGATGACAAAAGTTATAAGATTAAAAAGATTCACGCACGTGAGATTCTTGACTCCAGAGGAAACCCTACCGTTGAAGTAGATGTCTATACTTCTAATGGATTTGGACGGGCAAGTGTTCCTTCCGGTGCTTCCACAGGCAGTAACGAAGCACTTGAGTTGCGCGACAAGGAAGAACGCTACCTTGGAAAGGGTGTTCTTGATGCAGTTGACAACGTCAACACCGCTATAGAAGCAGAGCTTCTGGGCATGGATGTCAGGAAGCAGCGTGAGATCGATGGTCTTATGCTTGCTCTGGACGGTACTGAGAACAAGATGGAACTTGGCGCAAACGCAATCCTTGGTGTATCCATGGCAGTTGCAAGAGCAGCAGCAGATTCACTCAACATGCCACTTTACCGCTATCTTGGCGGCATAAATGCATATACTCTCCCTGTTCCTACAATGAATGTCCTTAACGGTGGAAAACACGCCGGAAATGCACTTTCCATTCAGGAGTTCATGATCCAGCCAAAAGGTGCGGAAACCTATTCTGAAGCACTGCGCATGGGTACTGAAACATACCATGCACTTGGTAAGATACTCGAAGGAAAATACGGTGGCTCAGCAACAAATGTCGGTTACGAGGGTGGATACGCACCATCCATTGAGATGACCCATGATGCTCTCGATGCACTTGTAAGTGCAATCGAGGAAGCAGGATACACAGAGTCTGAGATCAGCATAGGTCTTGATGCGGCAGCTTCTGAGTTCTTTGACGGGGCAACATATTCAATCGATGGTAAGCTCTTAAAACCTGCTGAACTCATTGATTATTACCTTGAACTTATTGAGACATACCCAATTATCCTTATTGAAGACCCATTCCACGAGGAATCCTTTGAGGACTTCGCAACCCTCACAAACGATGCATGGGACACATTCATTGTTGGAGATGACCTCTTCGTTACAAATGTAGACCGTCTTGCAAAGGGTGTTGAAATGGGCGCTGCAAATGCACTTCTGCTTAAGGTAAACCAGATCGGTTCACTCTCAGAGGCATTCGATGCAGCTAACATGGCAAACCGCAACGGTTACAGTGTTGTTGTAAGCCACCGCTCCGCAGAGACCGAGGACACAACGATCGCTGATATTTCAGTTGCAATCGGTGCTGACCTTATCAAGACCGGAGCACCGGCAAGAAGTGAACGTACTGCAAAATACAACCAGCTCCTCAGAATTGAAGAGGACCTTGGTGAGGCAGCACGTTATATGCAGATATGA
- a CDS encoding transcriptional regulator has translation MKSGDTDLLSGKGYEIIELLQGLDVPRTEAISIACLVCGNEMTSQNIEQASGLRQPEVSIAMRPLRERGWIEERNEKKNTDKGRPVKYYKLIVPFEEIVKTFESKALRKNMEMVEALEQLKELSGNGE, from the coding sequence ATGAAAAGCGGAGATACTGATCTTTTAAGCGGAAAAGGCTATGAAATAATCGAACTTTTACAGGGACTGGATGTACCCAGAACCGAAGCCATCTCTATTGCATGCCTTGTATGTGGAAATGAAATGACCTCACAGAACATTGAACAGGCATCGGGCCTCAGGCAGCCGGAAGTCAGTATTGCTATGCGTCCTTTGAGAGAAAGAGGATGGATAGAAGAAAGAAACGAAAAAAAGAATACTGACAAAGGAAGGCCTGTCAAATATTACAAACTCATTGTACCTTTTGAGGAAATAGTCAAAACCTTTGAGTCAAAGGCTCTCAGAAAGAACATGGAAATGGTTGAAGCCCTTGAGCAGCTCAAGGAACTCAGTGGTAACGGTGAATAA
- a CDS encoding PPC domain-containing DNA-binding protein has product MEYSQGSIGRVFTVRLDQGDDILGELEGLAVSENIRSAMFMMLGAVKEASLVVGPKENIVPPDPQWARIHDAHELIGIGNIFWENDKPKIHLHSAAGRGESTKTGCLRENSEVFMVVEVFIMEISGISASRIFDKERGFAPVCFPDKS; this is encoded by the coding sequence ATGGAATATTCACAGGGTAGCATAGGTAGAGTATTTACTGTTCGTCTGGATCAGGGAGATGACATTCTCGGGGAACTTGAAGGTCTTGCAGTTTCAGAGAATATCAGGTCTGCAATGTTCATGATGCTTGGAGCAGTAAAGGAAGCCAGTCTTGTGGTTGGTCCTAAGGAAAATATTGTCCCTCCTGATCCTCAATGGGCTCGCATCCATGATGCCCATGAGCTTATAGGAATAGGAAATATCTTCTGGGAGAATGATAAACCTAAGATTCATCTTCATTCAGCAGCAGGTCGTGGGGAATCTACAAAAACAGGATGTCTGCGCGAAAACAGTGAAGTCTTCATGGTTGTAGAAGTCTTCATAATGGAAATATCCGGTATTTCTGCAAGCAGGATATTCGATAAAGAGAGAGGTTTCGCTCCCGTATGTTTCCCGGATAAAAGCTGA
- a CDS encoding ABC transporter ATP-binding protein — MDDDASYIIQARGLSKVYLNGVEVRALDNVDLDIKRGEFLSITGPSGSGKSTLLHMIGILDTPTSGSITIDGGVVTDMSEKERSKVRNEVLGFIFQYHHLMPDFNALENVMMPLLIGGMKRSEAKKIAAKLLEDVGLGDRMDHLPNQLSGGQAQRVAIARALANNPGIVIGDEPTGNLDTKSSDRIYELLRQLNRDRGQTFILVTHDEEMARKTDRIIRIVDGRIASDSLR, encoded by the coding sequence TTGGATGATGATGCTTCTTATATTATACAGGCAAGAGGGCTATCCAAGGTATATCTGAATGGTGTGGAAGTCCGTGCTCTTGACAATGTCGACCTTGATATTAAAAGGGGTGAGTTCCTTTCGATAACAGGTCCTTCCGGTTCGGGGAAAAGCACTCTTCTCCATATGATAGGTATTCTGGACACTCCCACTTCCGGCAGCATAACCATAGACGGAGGGGTCGTTACAGATATGTCTGAAAAAGAGCGTTCCAAGGTGCGTAATGAAGTTCTGGGTTTCATATTCCAGTATCATCATCTTATGCCTGATTTCAATGCCCTTGAAAATGTGATGATGCCTCTTCTGATTGGTGGAATGAAACGCAGTGAAGCAAAGAAGATTGCAGCTAAACTTCTGGAGGATGTAGGTTTGGGTGACCGCATGGATCACCTTCCAAATCAGCTTTCCGGAGGGCAAGCCCAGAGAGTTGCCATTGCAAGGGCCCTTGCCAATAATCCCGGAATCGTCATAGGTGATGAACCTACAGGAAATCTGGATACTAAATCAAGTGACAGAATATATGAGCTTCTAAGGCAGCTTAACCGGGACAGGGGACAAACCTTTATTCTTGTCACTCATGATGAGGAAATGGCCAGGAAGACTGATCGTATCATCAGGATTGTAGATGGACGCATAGCGTCTGATTCCCTTCGATAA
- a CDS encoding cell division protein FtsZ has translation MLNILIVGNGQCGNRILDAINREAFGKKSPLAKFYSQQKYKSNVQTIAINTAVNDLKEMKFTKAKDRIHIPHLHGVGANRNVGKHVFEDNKTHIMRQIEERGNFDVCFVITSASGGTGSSFTPMLVKELKDKYDFPVYAVVVLPFREEGTLYLQNAAFCLRDIRESSADGIILADNQFLKQMGGNVESAYNGINDMVARRLLFLLDALDSEMMMVTDLGDFKTVMSGGAGLATIGFFEADTDMPVRSAIQKALSPSGLLFSSDVYKEASRAMVIIRGDKERLSIDEISTEVEKLSSAVGHVFKGIIVRNGELPQVLAVLTLESASELENLYAIAVDAIKYERDKKERVATVKEVDRAFSQIDGMDPSY, from the coding sequence TTGCTCAACATACTCATCGTTGGTAACGGTCAATGTGGAAACCGCATACTGGATGCTATTAACAGGGAAGCTTTCGGTAAAAAAAGCCCTCTTGCCAAATTCTATTCTCAACAAAAATACAAAAGCAATGTACAGACCATTGCTATCAATACCGCTGTAAATGATCTCAAGGAGATGAAATTTACAAAGGCAAAGGACAGGATACATATCCCTCATTTACATGGTGTTGGAGCTAACAGAAATGTTGGAAAACACGTTTTTGAAGACAACAAAACCCATATTATGCGGCAGATCGAGGAACGAGGAAACTTTGATGTTTGCTTTGTTATAACTTCTGCATCAGGTGGTACTGGTTCTTCATTCACTCCAATGCTTGTAAAAGAACTCAAGGATAAATATGATTTTCCTGTTTATGCAGTTGTTGTCCTTCCATTCAGGGAAGAAGGCACACTCTATCTTCAGAATGCTGCTTTTTGTTTGAGGGATATTCGTGAGAGTAGTGCTGATGGTATAATTCTTGCTGATAATCAGTTCCTGAAACAGATGGGTGGAAATGTAGAATCTGCCTATAATGGCATCAATGATATGGTTGCCAGACGTCTTCTTTTCCTTCTTGATGCGCTTGACAGTGAAATGATGATGGTGACTGACCTTGGTGACTTCAAGACTGTCATGAGTGGTGGTGCAGGACTTGCAACCATCGGTTTCTTTGAAGCAGATACAGATATGCCAGTAAGAAGTGCTATTCAGAAAGCACTGTCGCCTTCAGGTCTTCTGTTCTCAAGTGATGTCTATAAAGAAGCAAGTAGAGCAATGGTTATTATCAGGGGTGACAAAGAACGGCTCAGTATCGATGAGATCTCAACGGAAGTCGAGAAGTTATCCAGTGCAGTAGGTCATGTCTTTAAGGGTATCATTGTAAGGAACGGAGAACTTCCACAGGTACTTGCAGTACTCACACTTGAATCTGCATCTGAACTCGAGAATCTTTATGCCATAGCAGTTGATGCTATTAAGTATGAACGTGATAAAAAAGAACGTGTGGCTACTGTCAAAGAAGTCGATCGCGCATTTTCACAGATAGACGGAATGGATCCGTCTTACTGA
- a CDS encoding BatD family protein: MVRVARLLVISLCMVFFCLALAGNAAAVEIYNGSITTGDGYQLNNFVIDLTDAFPSADSASFYVYENGDEVDSFLINVGDSYEFDFEGDADVKVTLISVSSGTLPVARVSIIVNNYRVSDLFESSIVDGGNEYAIYSGTPALEIIKSVDKSEIDVGEVVRVTVTVENTGDDDAVDVVFSDAQQAKFILVDNILGEPGKIDVEKGASTKKIYVYDLKATEAGTFSLNPVTASFTNEAGLDFDDVSSNSPTVIVNAAADLVNADLEFTTTLDKYTVNRNDEIQGTIIIKNNGDAPAKAVTVDIMIPDGLEFQSGSDIEVISGVPTIYLESFGVQQEKEFTFTVKATEVGTYTLSMENSYLFDNGVDTQLEEVTSESVTNKIYVVKGEYDYLFEQPIYFYVIPLIIIGAIVGWIYHRHKQYKF; this comes from the coding sequence ATGGTCCGAGTTGCTCGTTTATTGGTTATTTCTTTGTGCATGGTTTTCTTCTGTCTGGCACTGGCAGGAAATGCTGCGGCAGTAGAGATTTATAATGGTTCTATTACAACAGGTGATGGATACCAACTTAATAATTTTGTAATTGATTTAACTGATGCATTCCCTAGTGCGGATTCTGCCTCATTCTATGTGTATGAGAATGGTGATGAGGTCGATAGTTTCCTAATCAATGTGGGCGATTCCTATGAATTTGATTTTGAAGGCGATGCAGATGTGAAAGTCACCCTTATATCAGTAAGTAGTGGTACACTTCCTGTAGCAAGAGTGTCCATCATTGTTAACAACTATCGTGTAAGCGATCTCTTTGAAAGCTCAATTGTTGATGGTGGTAATGAGTATGCTATTTACTCTGGAACGCCTGCACTTGAAATCATAAAATCAGTCGACAAGTCTGAAATAGATGTAGGCGAAGTTGTGCGTGTGACCGTCACCGTTGAAAATACTGGTGATGATGATGCTGTAGATGTTGTTTTTTCAGACGCACAACAGGCAAAATTTATTCTAGTCGATAATATTCTTGGGGAACCGGGTAAGATTGATGTAGAAAAAGGTGCTTCAACTAAAAAGATATATGTCTATGATCTGAAAGCCACCGAAGCTGGTACTTTTTCATTGAATCCGGTAACAGCAAGTTTTACAAATGAAGCGGGTCTGGATTTTGATGATGTTTCTTCTAATTCGCCAACAGTGATCGTAAACGCAGCTGCAGATCTGGTTAATGCGGATCTTGAATTTACAACAACTCTTGACAAGTATACTGTCAACCGTAATGATGAGATACAGGGAACTATTATAATAAAGAATAACGGTGATGCTCCTGCAAAAGCTGTAACAGTTGACATTATGATTCCAGATGGTCTGGAGTTCCAAAGTGGATCTGATATTGAAGTAATATCTGGCGTCCCTACCATTTACCTCGAATCTTTTGGTGTACAGCAGGAGAAAGAATTTACCTTTACTGTGAAAGCTACTGAAGTTGGAACGTATACACTTTCTATGGAAAACAGTTATCTTTTTGACAATGGGGTAGATACGCAACTGGAAGAAGTCACATCAGAGTCTGTAACAAATAAAATATACGTTGTCAAAGGGGAATATGATTACCTTTTCGAGCAGCCTATATATTTCTATGTAATACCTCTGATAATTATCGGAGCTATCGTAGGATGGATTTATCACAGGCACAAACAATATAAGTTCTGA
- the nadC gene encoding carboxylating nicotinate-nucleotide diphosphorylase: protein MYTHEIESFLEEDLGYNDISCKLVPDHNVEAIIFTKEDCTLAGVDVAISFFDYFGIEYSTDYSNGDRLSKNDVIFTLKGSSLSILRTERLVLNFLGHLCGIATNTSRCVDIVRSYSDKTKIACTRKTTPGLRKYEKMAVIAGGGDPHRFNLTDSVMIKDNHVKMMGVEAAIKSAKEKAGFTQKIDVEVESPADALVAAKAGADIIMLDNMDPENIVKTVDYLKSSSISEHIIIEVSGGINMDNLEEYAKTGVDIISMGSLIHRSQWIDVSLEIVKVQE from the coding sequence ATATACACACACGAGATCGAAAGTTTTCTGGAAGAAGACCTTGGATATAACGATATTTCATGCAAGCTTGTTCCGGATCATAATGTAGAAGCCATTATTTTCACAAAAGAGGACTGTACTCTTGCAGGAGTTGATGTTGCAATTTCCTTTTTTGATTATTTTGGGATTGAATATTCCACAGATTATTCGAATGGTGACAGATTATCAAAGAATGATGTAATATTTACCCTGAAAGGAAGTTCCCTGTCAATTCTCAGGACAGAACGACTGGTCCTTAATTTCCTGGGACATCTCTGTGGTATAGCCACCAACACAAGCAGGTGTGTGGATATAGTACGCAGTTATTCCGATAAAACAAAGATCGCATGTACAAGAAAAACAACACCCGGACTTCGCAAGTATGAGAAAATGGCTGTTATTGCAGGAGGTGGTGACCCGCACAGGTTCAATCTCACAGATTCTGTTATGATAAAGGATAATCATGTCAAGATGATGGGAGTGGAAGCTGCAATAAAGTCTGCAAAGGAAAAAGCAGGTTTTACCCAGAAAATAGATGTTGAAGTGGAGTCACCTGCCGATGCCCTGGTAGCTGCTAAGGCAGGTGCTGACATTATAATGCTTGACAACATGGACCCTGAAAATATAGTAAAAACAGTTGATTATCTGAAAAGTTCATCTATCTCTGAACACATCATTATTGAAGTTTCAGGAGGCATTAACATGGATAACCTTGAAGAGTATGCAAAGACCGGGGTTGACATTATCTCCATGGGTTCTCTTATCCATAGGTCACAATGGATAGATGTCAGTCTTGAAATTGTTAAAGTTCAGGAGTAA
- a CDS encoding aspartate dehydrogenase, with the protein MLSIGLIGCGTIGTSICKAIDDGTIEAELVAIYDRNLDDVDKLLSTLERSKPQVMEVTEMVRNIDLLVECASQEAVYEIIPTALHAHCDVMIMSVGAFSDEKLYKTIRELAKENKCKVYLPSGAIVGLDGLKSASAEKIYSVTLTTQKPPAGLAGAPYIIRNKIDLDKITGKTVIFEGPASEAVKAFPANVNVAATISLTGIGFEKTKVKIVANPALTRNIHEISVEGAFGEFTTRVENVPSPSNPKSSYLASLSAIATLRKLSDPIQTGT; encoded by the coding sequence ATGCTCAGTATAGGACTTATCGGCTGCGGAACAATAGGTACCAGCATATGTAAAGCCATTGATGACGGAACTATTGAGGCAGAGCTTGTAGCCATTTATGACAGGAACCTTGATGATGTGGATAAGCTATTGTCCACTTTAGAAAGATCAAAACCTCAGGTAATGGAAGTCACTGAAATGGTCAGGAATATAGACCTGCTTGTAGAATGCGCCTCACAGGAAGCAGTCTATGAGATCATACCCACTGCACTGCATGCACATTGCGATGTTATGATCATGAGTGTTGGTGCTTTTTCTGATGAGAAGTTGTACAAGACCATAAGAGAACTTGCAAAGGAGAACAAATGCAAGGTTTACCTTCCGTCAGGAGCCATTGTTGGTCTTGATGGTCTGAAATCAGCCTCTGCAGAGAAAATTTATTCTGTCACACTTACAACCCAGAAGCCACCCGCAGGACTTGCCGGTGCTCCCTACATTATCAGGAACAAGATAGATCTCGATAAAATAACCGGAAAGACAGTTATTTTCGAAGGACCTGCCAGTGAAGCCGTAAAGGCATTTCCTGCAAATGTGAACGTTGCAGCCACAATTAGCCTTACAGGCATTGGTTTTGAGAAAACCAAGGTCAAAATAGTGGCAAATCCGGCACTTACACGCAACATACATGAAATATCCGTGGAAGGGGCCTTTGGTGAATTCACAACGAGAGTCGAGAACGTTCCATCCCCTTCAAATCCAAAAAGCAGCTACCTGGCATCACTTTCGGCTATAGCCACCCTGAGAAAACTCTCAGACCCGATCCAGACTGGCACATGA